The following are from one region of the Methanofollis sp. genome:
- the eif1A gene encoding translation initiation factor eIF-1A, with product MSYFKDKDSGPDGEIIRVRLPNKRNKEMFANAELMLGANHIRVRCYDGTTRVGRIKGKIKKRVWIREGDILIVTPWDFQADKCDIIYRYTRPQVDWLRGHGYL from the coding sequence CTGAGTTATTTCAAAGATAAAGATAGTGGACCGGATGGGGAGATCATACGGGTCCGTCTCCCGAACAAGAGAAACAAAGAGATGTTTGCAAACGCGGAGCTGATGCTCGGCGCAAATCATATCAGAGTCAGGTGCTATGACGGCACGACGCGTGTCGGCCGGATCAAGGGCAAGATCAAGAAGCGGGTCTGGATCCGCGAGGGCGATATCCTGATCGTTACCCCCTGGGACTTCCAGGCAGACAAGTGCGATATCATCTACCGCTACACCCGGCCGCAGG